The following coding sequences are from one Candidatus Nitrohelix vancouverensis window:
- a CDS encoding dipeptide ABC transporter ATP-binding protein, with amino-acid sequence MLLTVNDLKTYFRVGIDQTAKAVNGVSFSLEKGKTHALVGESGCGKTQTAYSIIRLIAENGYHPSGKILFDGVDMSGLNDGEIRSIRGNDISMIFQEPMSSLNPLYRIGNQLAEPLIQHKKIQQGSARARGIELLDKVGIPDPDKRIDCFPHELSGGMKQRVMIAMALACEPKLLIADEPTTALDVTIQAQVLRLMSDLQDETGMSILLITHDMGIVNQMADSIGIMYAGKIVEQGSRKQILEESAHPYTRLLLESIPKTGDAPYYLNTIKGIVPPATEYGAGCLFAERCPHVMDRCHRDEPPDHRLEPQHMVNCHLYSSEGHSTVHIAGEKKLAPKRNIESTPLLTLKSVDTHFPIRKGVFLRTVGHIPAVDNVSLTINKGETLALVGESGCGKTTLGESLLRLNREVKGTILLNGQDIMKLESQDLKKIRRHMQIVFQDPFASLSPRMTIEEIVVEGLQVHFPELSETEKQERVAKTLKEVGLSPTITNRYPHEFSGGQRQRIAVARTLILEPDFIVLDEPTSALDVSVQAQVLNLLRDLQSQRQLTYLFITHNLNVVRYMADKVAIMYLGRIVEYAPVEQLFDKPRHPYTKSLLDAVPQLGAIKAFSPITGDVPSPSNPPPGCRFHPRCNTYLAEESDSPLARRCRSQYPENTGEIENFVACHQPLNP; translated from the coding sequence ATGTTATTAACGGTTAATGATTTAAAAACGTATTTCAGAGTCGGTATTGACCAGACGGCGAAAGCGGTCAACGGCGTTTCGTTTTCTCTCGAAAAGGGCAAAACGCATGCCCTGGTTGGCGAATCCGGCTGTGGAAAAACCCAGACGGCTTATTCGATCATTCGTTTGATCGCAGAAAACGGTTATCATCCGTCGGGAAAAATCCTTTTCGACGGCGTTGACATGTCGGGGCTGAATGATGGCGAGATTCGAAGTATACGCGGCAATGATATTTCAATGATCTTTCAAGAGCCGATGTCATCGCTCAACCCGCTGTATCGTATTGGCAATCAGTTGGCGGAGCCCCTCATTCAACATAAAAAAATCCAGCAAGGCTCGGCGAGAGCGCGCGGTATCGAATTGCTCGACAAGGTGGGAATCCCCGACCCCGACAAACGCATCGACTGCTTTCCGCATGAACTGTCCGGCGGCATGAAGCAACGAGTGATGATCGCCATGGCGCTGGCCTGCGAACCCAAACTGCTCATCGCCGATGAACCAACGACCGCTCTGGACGTTACGATTCAGGCGCAGGTGCTACGCTTGATGTCCGACCTGCAAGACGAGACCGGGATGAGTATTTTGCTCATCACTCACGATATGGGAATTGTGAACCAGATGGCGGACAGCATCGGCATCATGTACGCCGGGAAAATTGTCGAGCAGGGAAGCCGAAAACAAATTCTGGAGGAATCGGCGCATCCCTACACGCGACTGTTGCTGGAGTCCATCCCAAAAACCGGAGACGCGCCCTATTACCTGAACACGATCAAGGGCATTGTGCCGCCGGCGACGGAATATGGCGCGGGCTGTCTGTTTGCCGAACGCTGTCCGCATGTCATGGACAGGTGTCATAGAGACGAACCGCCGGATCACCGACTCGAACCTCAGCATATGGTGAATTGTCATTTATATTCAAGCGAAGGACATTCTACGGTTCACATCGCTGGCGAGAAAAAACTTGCGCCCAAACGAAACATCGAATCCACCCCCTTGTTGACCTTGAAATCGGTTGATACGCATTTCCCAATTCGAAAAGGAGTTTTCCTGAGAACTGTGGGACATATTCCAGCGGTGGACAATGTCAGTCTGACTATCAATAAAGGAGAAACCCTGGCTTTAGTCGGAGAATCCGGATGCGGCAAGACGACGCTTGGGGAATCTTTGTTGAGGCTGAACCGTGAAGTGAAGGGAACGATCCTGTTGAATGGCCAGGATATTATGAAACTGGAATCTCAGGATCTGAAAAAAATCCGCAGGCATATGCAGATTGTTTTTCAGGACCCCTTCGCGTCTCTTTCGCCGCGCATGACCATTGAGGAAATCGTTGTGGAAGGTTTGCAGGTGCATTTTCCTGAATTGAGCGAAACTGAGAAACAGGAGCGCGTGGCCAAAACGCTCAAGGAAGTGGGATTGTCTCCCACGATCACCAACCGTTATCCACATGAATTTTCCGGCGGGCAGAGACAGCGAATCGCGGTCGCGCGCACTCTGATTCTCGAACCGGATTTCATTGTACTGGACGAACCCACCAGCGCGCTGGACGTCTCGGTGCAGGCGCAGGTTTTAAATCTACTGCGCGATTTACAAAGCCAACGTCAACTGACTTACCTGTTCATCACCCACAATTTGAATGTGGTTCGTTATATGGCGGACAAGGTCGCCATCATGTACCTCGGGCGAATCGTTGAGTACGCGCCCGTTGAACAGTTATTCGATAAACCCCGTCACCCTTACACCAAGTCACTGCTCGATGCCGTTCCGCAATTGGGCGC